Part of the Cytophagia bacterium CHB2 genome, GCGCAGAGCGGATTTACTCGAACCGAAATAAATGACCAAGGTCAAGGAGGATATCTCACATGAACATCATCAATGCCCTAACCGCGCAGCAACTACGCAACGATCACCCGGATTTCTGGCCCGGCGATACCGTGGCGGTGCATCACAAGGTCGTGGAAGGCGACAAAGAGCGCACGCAGACGTTTGAAGGCGTCGTGATTCAGCGCCGCGGCAACGGCATCAACGAAACCTTCACGGTGCGCAAGGTTTCCGAAGGCATCGGCGTAGAGCGTATTTTTCCGCTGCATTCGCCCAACATCGAGAAGATCGATCACTTGCGTCGCGGCAAAGTGCGGCGCGCGCGCTTGTATTATTTGCGCGAATTGAAAGGCCGCGCTGCCCGTATTGAAGAAAAAAGGTAACGAATGGCAATTTTTGAAAACCGCTAACCCCGCCTAGCAGCGTTAGCGGTTTTTGTTTTAAAATTAATTCATTTTGATCTCCGACAAAGTGCTTGACAATCAAAATCTGAATCTGTACATTGCGCCACAATTTTAAAGCCTGCGACGCATAATCCAATCTAACATACCTATCGACGTTCTGAACCACTGAATACCCATCCTTTAATATGGCCCGTGTTGAATTGCGCGATGTCAGCAAGGTCTATGACAAAGGCGTGATTGCCGTCAATCGCGCGAATATCTCCATTCGTGACAAAGAATTTGTTGTCTTAGTGGGGCCATCCGGCTGCGGCAAATCGACCACCTTGCGCATGGTCGCCGGACTTGAAGAGGTTTCCAGC contains:
- a CDS encoding 50S ribosomal protein L19 encodes the protein MNIINALTAQQLRNDHPDFWPGDTVAVHHKVVEGDKERTQTFEGVVIQRRGNGINETFTVRKVSEGIGVERIFPLHSPNIEKIDHLRRGKVRRARLYYLRELKGRAARIEEKR